In Halorubrum sp. PV6, a single window of DNA contains:
- a CDS encoding YccF domain-containing protein: MAQRSVFVRALWFLAIGWWATPIVVNTAWLLNLTVVLLPIGIKLINLVPTVLTLAEPRSLSEPESSRGQSSLVVRGIYFLFVGWWLSLLWANVASALAITVVGLPVAIWMLNRLPYVTSLYRFHG, translated from the coding sequence ATGGCACAACGCTCCGTCTTCGTTCGCGCGCTGTGGTTCCTGGCTATCGGGTGGTGGGCGACGCCGATCGTCGTCAACACCGCGTGGCTGCTCAACCTCACCGTCGTCCTGCTGCCCATCGGGATCAAGCTCATCAACCTCGTCCCGACGGTGTTGACCCTCGCGGAACCGCGGTCGCTCTCGGAGCCCGAGTCGTCGCGGGGGCAGTCGTCGCTCGTCGTTCGCGGGATCTACTTCCTCTTCGTCGGGTGGTGGCTGAGCCTGCTGTGGGCGAACGTCGCCTCGGCGCTCGCGATCACGGTCGTGGGGCTGCCGGTCGCGATCTGGATGCTCAACCGGCTGCCGTACGTCACCTCGCTGTACCGGTTCCACGGCTGA
- a CDS encoding DUF4112 domain-containing protein, which translates to MAGQFESRFDVAYDGELPATVDAAALRRMDAVAYALDESVRIPGTNVSVGIDPILGVLPVAGDLASAGLSLYLVAEAAALGVSYATLLRMILNIAIDVAGGSLPYVGTLFDSVWKANRRNVQCVLAALAEPDPET; encoded by the coding sequence ATGGCAGGACAGTTCGAGTCGCGGTTCGACGTGGCGTACGACGGGGAGTTACCGGCCACCGTCGACGCGGCGGCGCTCCGTCGGATGGACGCCGTCGCGTACGCCCTCGACGAGAGCGTCCGGATTCCGGGAACGAACGTCAGTGTCGGAATCGACCCCATCCTCGGCGTCCTTCCGGTCGCTGGCGACCTAGCCAGCGCCGGACTCTCGCTGTATCTCGTCGCCGAGGCCGCCGCGCTTGGCGTCTCGTACGCGACGCTGCTCCGGATGATTCTGAACATCGCGATCGACGTTGCTGGCGGCTCGCTCCCCTACGTCGGCACCCTGTTCGACTCCGTCTGGAAGGCGAACCGACGGAACGTTCAGTGCGTGCTCGCTGCCCTCGCCGAACCGGATCCCGAGACGTAA
- a CDS encoding site-specific integrase gives MSDDLDPITPSAALDYYLDARRGELADATLRDHAYRIGTFVDWLEDRKQVANMNDVDVRMVHEWRVWKREDNGDHDPCNMMTMQGQVSTVKQFLYRVADIKGVPETLPDRIRVPSPSKDEQSNDTILSSERTKAILEYLSTYEYASRRHVTLLLMWRVPARRGGIRALDLGDWDSEDRALQFRHRPPLTPLKNGSTSERDVILKEQVAEVVDDYVDGPRIDVIDDQGRKPLITTKRGRPGVSTLQRWIYCVTRPCVIGEECPHDRDPDECEAIPSQKASKCPSSRAPHHVRTGSVTAHRTAGTPRPVISDRGDASEDVLEKHYDKAGNRERARRRQEHIPEDI, from the coding sequence GTGAGCGACGACCTCGATCCCATCACCCCGAGCGCCGCGCTCGACTACTATCTCGACGCGCGCCGCGGTGAGCTCGCCGACGCGACGCTCCGCGACCACGCGTACCGCATCGGGACGTTCGTCGACTGGCTCGAAGACCGGAAACAGGTCGCCAACATGAACGACGTCGACGTCCGGATGGTCCACGAGTGGCGCGTCTGGAAGCGCGAGGACAACGGCGACCACGACCCCTGCAACATGATGACGATGCAGGGGCAGGTCTCGACGGTCAAGCAGTTCCTCTACCGCGTCGCCGACATCAAGGGCGTCCCCGAGACCCTCCCGGACCGTATCCGCGTCCCGTCGCCCTCGAAGGACGAGCAGTCGAACGACACCATCCTCTCCTCGGAGCGCACGAAGGCCATCTTGGAGTACCTCTCCACCTACGAGTACGCGTCCCGCCGGCACGTCACGCTCCTGCTCATGTGGCGCGTCCCGGCCCGGCGCGGGGGCATCCGCGCGCTCGACCTCGGTGACTGGGACTCAGAGGACCGCGCCCTCCAGTTCCGACACCGCCCGCCGTTGACGCCCCTGAAGAACGGCTCCACGAGCGAGCGCGACGTGATTCTGAAAGAGCAGGTCGCCGAGGTCGTCGACGACTACGTCGACGGCCCGCGCATCGACGTGATCGACGACCAGGGGCGCAAGCCGCTCATCACGACGAAACGCGGCCGGCCCGGCGTCTCCACCCTCCAGCGGTGGATCTACTGCGTGACGCGGCCGTGCGTCATCGGCGAGGAGTGCCCCCACGACCGCGATCCCGACGAGTGCGAGGCAATCCCGTCGCAAAAGGCGAGCAAGTGCCCGTCGTCGCGCGCCCCGCACCACGTGCGGACCGGCTCGGTCACGGCGCACCGGACGGCCGGAACGCCTCGACCCGTGATCAGCGATCGCGGCGACGCGTCGGAGGACGTACTCGAAAAGCACTACGACAAGGCCGGCAACCGCGAGCGAGCGCGCCGGCGGCAGGAACACATTCCGGAGGACATCTAA
- a CDS encoding J domain-containing protein: MSNLDWPRGWDRTPESERERNRSFEATLARTTEDLATELDRMGVDHWRASTGNGHTKSNGLPLHNANPDDPGFVLRWSDDGEEFAVACDAYSRLRDNVRTVYKWVHETRMRGNRPVETGDSEFAAARLPPGDADEDVIVAGSATSKPAHEVLGVDAYAADSEVVDAYHERVKEAHPDHGGSEEELYRVRDAKEEMLGGDDA; encoded by the coding sequence ATGAGTAACCTCGACTGGCCCAGAGGGTGGGACCGGACGCCCGAGTCCGAGCGCGAGCGCAACCGGAGCTTCGAGGCGACGCTCGCGAGGACCACCGAGGACCTCGCGACCGAACTGGATCGAATGGGCGTCGACCACTGGCGCGCGTCGACCGGGAACGGCCACACGAAGTCGAACGGCCTCCCGCTCCACAACGCGAACCCGGACGATCCGGGGTTCGTCCTCCGGTGGAGCGACGACGGCGAGGAGTTCGCCGTCGCCTGCGACGCCTACTCGCGACTCCGCGACAACGTCCGCACCGTCTACAAGTGGGTTCACGAGACCCGCATGCGGGGGAACCGCCCGGTCGAGACCGGTGACTCCGAGTTCGCGGCGGCCCGCCTCCCGCCGGGAGACGCCGACGAGGACGTGATCGTGGCCGGATCTGCTACGAGCAAACCGGCGCACGAGGTTCTCGGCGTCGACGCGTACGCCGCCGATTCCGAGGTGGTCGACGCCTACCACGAGCGCGTCAAGGAGGCGCACCCGGACCACGGCGGATCGGAGGAAGAACTGTATCGCGTTCGCGACGCGAAAGAGGAGATGCTCGGAGGTGACGACGCGTGA
- a CDS encoding helix-turn-helix transcriptional regulator translates to MSDAHTQPTDEPNRDETARDDTAWYDLLGFQRDLLLVAAEVEGEELPKGLTLMDRLEARYADPINHGRLYTNLSGLEDEGLIETEEIDGRTNAYRVTDRARELLAGHRDAIDDALDAGGKDDE, encoded by the coding sequence ATGAGCGACGCCCACACCCAGCCGACCGACGAGCCGAACCGTGACGAGACCGCCCGCGACGACACCGCCTGGTACGACCTGCTCGGATTCCAGCGCGACCTCCTCCTGGTCGCCGCCGAAGTGGAAGGCGAGGAACTGCCGAAGGGACTCACCCTGATGGACCGCCTCGAAGCGCGCTACGCGGACCCGATCAACCACGGCCGCCTGTACACCAACCTGAGCGGCCTCGAAGACGAGGGCCTGATCGAGACCGAGGAGATCGACGGACGCACCAACGCCTACCGCGTCACCGACCGCGCCCGCGAGCTGCTCGCTGGACACCGCGACGCGATCGACGACGCACTCGACGCGGGAGGTAAGGACGATGAGTAA